Proteins from a genomic interval of Anolis sagrei isolate rAnoSag1 chromosome 1, rAnoSag1.mat, whole genome shotgun sequence:
- the ELOVL5 gene encoding very long chain fatty acid elongase 5: MESLDNTINRYLDVWFGPRDPRVKGWLLLTNYTPTFIFSVLYLLIVWLGPKYMQKRPPFSCRGILVIYNIGLTLLSLYMFYELVTGVWEGGYNFFCQDTHSGGDADMKIIRVLWWYYFSKLIEFMDTIFFILRKNNHQITVLHVYHHATMLNIWWFVMNWVPCGHSYFGATFNSFIHVLMYSYYGLSAIPSMRPYLWWKKYITQGQLTQFVLTIFQTSCGVIWPCRFPMGWLYFQIGYMISLIILFTNFYIQTYNKKAPSRRKEYQNGSAAVNGYTNSFSSLENNVKQRKQRKD, from the exons ATCCCAGAGTAAAAGGATGGCTTCTCCTGACCAACTACACGCCGACTTTCATTTTCTCCGTCTTGTACTTATTAATCGTATGGTTAGGACCAAAGTATATGCAGAAGAGACCGCCATTTTCCTGCAGGGGCATTCTAGTCATCTATAATATTGGACTTACACTGCTGTCCTTGTATATGTTCTATGAG TTGGTGACAGGAGTGTGGGAAGGAGGATACAATTTCTTCTGTCAGGATACACACAGTGGAGGTGATGCTGATATGAAG ATCATACGTGTCCTCTGGTGGTACTACTTCTCGAAGCTCATTGAATTCATGGATACTATCTTCTTTATATTACGGAAAAATAACCACCAGATCACTGTTCTTCATGTCTACCATCATGCAACTATGTTGAACATCTGGTGGTTTGTTATGAACTGGGTGCCTTGTGGTCACT CCTATTTTGGTGCCACTTTTAACAGCTTTATTCATGTCCTCATGTATTCCTACTATGGGTTATCTGCTATTCCATCCATGCGCCCATATCTCTGGTGGAAGAAATATATCACTCAGGGACAACTG ACTCAGTTTGTCCTGACAATCTTCCAGACAAGCTGTGGAGTTATTTGGCCATGTCGATTTCCGATGGGATGGTTGTATTTCCAGATAGGCTACATGATCTCCTTAATTATCCTTTTCACAAATTTCTATATTCAG ACTTATAACAAGAAGGCACCCTCCAGAAGGAAAGAGTATCAGAATGGGTCCGCGGCTGTGAACGGGTACACAAATAGCTTTTCTTCCCTCGAGAACAATGTGAAGCagagaaaacaaagaaaggatTGA